In Agromyces sp. Leaf222, the genomic window AGCGGGCGGAAGCCGTACTGGGGCAGGATCTGCTGCGCCGGCTCGGTCGCGAGGAATTCGATGAACGCCTCGCCCGCCGTCGCCTGCGCCTCGGTCACCCAGTCGGCGCCGAGCACCGTCACCGGGTTGTCAGACCAGATCGAGCCGCCGGAGGGGTAGACCGCGACGAGCTTCTCCTTCGGCGGGGTCAGCGTCTCGCCGGGCTGCACGGTGTGCGAGTCGGGGTTGCCCTGGTTGTAGTTGAGCAGCGAGGTCTCCTCGAGCGCGACCGCCGAGACGTAGCCCGAGCCGCCCGAGCCGTTCTGGGTCTCGTCGTAGAGCGTGCTGAGCACCTTGCCGGTCGTGTCGCCGTAGTGGATCACGCACTCCTCGAACACGCGCGAGAACTCCTCGGCCGCCGCGACGTCGTCGGTCGTGAGGTCGGTCGTCTTGCCGGATGCCTCGTACGACTGCATCAGGATCGCCGAGAGCCCGGTGGTCGACGTGTTCGGGTTCGTCTTCGAGATCTTGAACGAGCCCCAGATCGGCTTGCCCACACTGCCCCACCCGTCGGGATCGGCGCACAGCTTCTCGAAGTCGGCGATGCCGATCTCGGAGTCGGGCCAGCCCAGCGCCTTCGCCATCGTCTCGGGCACGCCGAACACGACGGGCGTGTGCGTGAACGACACCGGCTCACCCACGAGTGAAGCGGATGCCGCGGCCGCGACGCGCTCGGTCCACACCGTGGATGCCGGCGACCACAGGGTCGGCCAGCGCCGCGTGTCTTCGTCGGGCCAGTCCTCGCCCGACGTGAGGAACCGGGTCGCATCGCCGGAGGACACGTTCACGGGCCGCACGGTCGCGCACTCGTCGAGCGCGTCGTGCTCGGGCGACTCCTTGAACGCCGCGGCCAGCGCATCGAGCATGTTGACCTTCTCAGACGAGGTCGCGACGACGACGCTGGTGCAGCCGTCGTCGACGAAGTCGCCGCCCTCGACGGTGCCGCCATCGGTGGTGTCGCCACCGAACGTGCACGCGCTCAGGGCCAGCATCGCCACGGTCGCGATCGAGATCAGGATCCCCGCGCGCGCACCCCGCCGCGAGCTCGTCGGGAACAGGGGGCGGGCGGCCGTGCGCCGCGGAACGGGTGCCATGGGAACAGCGTACGGCTCCCGCGCCCCGGCTTCACGCGGCATCCGTCATCGGACGTCCGTCAGCTCCGTTCGGGGCGGGAGCATCCATGCCGCTTCGAGCGGGCGGGCGAGTGAGCCCGGGCGAACCACTTTCCACACGACGTCGCCTGGCGGCGATCGACAGCGCTCAGGTGCACTTTTGCGGCCGACACAAACCGTTTGCGGATGGGTCCGGGTCGCTATAGGGCGAAGGCCGGCCAATGGAGGACCGGCCTTCAGTGCTGGTGCTCAGTATGAGTACCAGGTGAACGTATTGCAGCTGGAAGCCTGAAAGAACTCGCCCGCGGAAACAGTCCAGTAGATGGTGCCGCTATTGATGTAATCGTTTGCCGAAAGGTCCTCGAACTCGCCGCTCGCCGAGGTCAACGACGCCACATAGCAGTAGTCGTTGCCACGAGAAACGTAGGTTCCGGCTCTGACCTGCGTGCCGACGGCCGCGATCCCGTCGCCGGCCATGGTTGAGCTCGGGTTTCCGGTCCCGTCGTAGCGGATCCACGATCCGCAACGACTGAAGTTCACGAACCGATCGCTCGAGGCGATCGTGATCATTCGCCGGCCCGCGCCGATATCGTTGGCGATGATCGAATCGAAGGAACCATCGCCTGACGAGAGACGTTCCCAGTAGCAGTAGTCCGTCGATGTCCCCGACGTGTAGTACGTCCCGGGCTGCACGTCGATGCCGACGCGGAACATTCCGTCACCACCGAAGCTTGCTGCTCGATTTGCGATCGTTCCCGTCTTCAGCGTCCCGGACTTTGCGGTGTAGCCGGCCTTCGTGGCGGTGATCTTGACCGAGACGACCTTGCCGGCGTCGACGTTGCCGAGCGTGTAGGTCGATGCCGTCTTGCCGCTGATCGCGGTGCCGTTGCGGTACCACTGGTAATTCACCATCGTGCCACCGGGCGCGATGCTGGTAGCGGAGGCAATGAGCTTCGAACCCGCTCGCTGCGTGCCCGACAGGTTCGCGGCGAACGAGATTGTTCCCGCCGCGATCTTGGCGGTGCCGCCGGCGTTCTTCGCGAGGGTGGTGTAGGCGGTCTTCTTACCGGTCACGGTGACGGAGATCGAGTTGCCGAGGTCTGCTGCGCTGAGCACGTAGGTCGACTTCGTGGCTCCGCTGATCGCGACGCCGGCCCGCTTCCACTGGTAGGTGAGTGCGACGCCGGATGGGGCCCAGGTTCCGGGCGCCGCGGTGAGGGTCTTGCCGACCGTGCGGGTTCCGCTGATCGTCGGGGTCGGGCCGCTCAGGGTTCCGGCGGTGACCAGTGCGGTGCCGGCGGAGGTCTTCGCGGTGTTCGCGTACCCGGCCTTCCTGCCCGTGACCGTCACCGTGATCGACTTGCCGAGGTCCGAGGCGGTGAGCACGTACGTCGACTTGGTCGCGCCGGTGATCGCGACGCCGGCGCGCTTCCACGCGTAGGTGTACGTCACACCGGACGGGCTCCAGGTCCCCGGGACCGTGGTGAGGCTCTTGCCGACGGCACGGGTGCCCGAGATCGTCGGGGTGGGTGCCGTCAGGGCTCCGTAGGCGACCGTGGTCGATGCCGAGGTGACCGACTTGGTGGTGACCGCGGTGGCCTTTCCGGTGACCGTGACCGTGAGCTTCGTTCCGAGGTCGGTCGCGGTGATCGCGTAGGTCGACCTCGTCGCCCCGGCGATCGCGACGCCGCCGCGCTTCCACTGATAGGTGAAGGCGGCGCTCGGCTTCCAGGTGCCGGGCACGGCGGTGACCGTACGGCCGACGGCGATCGTGCCCGAGATCGTCGGGACGGGGGCCGTGAAGGAGCCGACGGCGACCGCGACGGTGGCGGCCGACGACCGCGTGACGCCGGTGTAGCCGGCGAGGGTCCCGGTGACCGTGACGCTCAGCTTCGCGCCCAAGTCGGTCGCGGTCGGCGTGTAGCTCGACTTCGTCGCGCCGGCGATCACGGTGGTACCGCGCTTCCACACGTACGAGTAGGCGGCGCCGGGCGTCCATCCCGGAGTCACGGTCAGCGGCGAGCCGACCTTGACGGCGCCCGTGATGACCGGGGTCGTCGTGGCGAGCGTGCCGGCGACGACCGCGGCGGTCACGACCGAGGTGCGGGTCTCGGCGGCGTAGCCCGCGAGCGATCCGGTGGCGCGAACCGAGATCTTCGTGCCGAGGTCTGCCGCCGTGAGCGTGTAGGAGGTACCGGTCGCGCCCGGGATCGGGTCGCCGTTGCGCA contains:
- a CDS encoding substrate-binding and VWA domain-containing protein, whose amino-acid sequence is MAPVPRRTAARPLFPTSSRRGARAGILISIATVAMLALSACTFGGDTTDGGTVEGGDFVDDGCTSVVVATSSEKVNMLDALAAAFKESPEHDALDECATVRPVNVSSGDATRFLTSGEDWPDEDTRRWPTLWSPASTVWTERVAAAASASLVGEPVSFTHTPVVFGVPETMAKALGWPDSEIGIADFEKLCADPDGWGSVGKPIWGSFKISKTNPNTSTTGLSAILMQSYEASGKTTDLTTDDVAAAEEFSRVFEECVIHYGDTTGKVLSTLYDETQNGSGGSGYVSAVALEETSLLNYNQGNPDSHTVQPGETLTPPKEKLVAVYPSGGSIWSDNPVTVLGADWVTEAQATAGEAFIEFLATEPAQQILPQYGFRPLDDSVPLGNLFTDRFGVDPAGPAVTLPRPGVDVVSAALDQWAQIRKPSSVLEVIDVSGSMDDPIGDGRSKLDGAIEGAQATLGHFRSTDEVGVWAFTTDVESAAGKNLIELRGVSPLGSDGETLRSSIADLRYANRQGTPLYDAVAAAYDEMIARAEPGRINAIVVLSDGQDTDSSISIDSLITKIGKSTGEGGGDAPVRIFPIAYGEGADTGALQRIAEATGGQWFDASDPAKIDLVFASVINNF